In Takifugu flavidus isolate HTHZ2018 chromosome 5, ASM371156v2, whole genome shotgun sequence, the following proteins share a genomic window:
- the myl2b gene encoding myosin, light chain 2b, regulatory, cardiac, slow isoform X2 codes for MAPKKAKKRAEGAGSNVFSMFEQTQIQEFKEAFTIMDQNRDGFIDKNDLRDTFAALGRLNVKQEELDEMLKEAPGPINFTVFLTMFGEKLKGADPEETILNAFKVFDPEGKGTLRKDFVTDMLTTQADRFSPEEMEQMFAAFPPDVAGNLDYKNLVYVITHGEEKDQE; via the exons GCCCCGAAGAAAGCCAAGAAGCGAGCGGAGGGAGCCGGCTCCAACGTGTTCTCCATGTTCGAACAGACTCAGATCCAGGAGTTCAAGGAA GCTTTCACCATCATGGACCAAAACAGGGACGGCTTTATCGACAAGAACGACCTCAGAGACACTTTCGCCGCTTTAG GACGTTTAAATgtgaagcaggaggagctggatgagatgCTGAAGGAGGCTCCGGGACCCATTAACTTCACGGTCTTCCTGACCATGTTTGGGGAGAAACTAAAAG GTGCCGATCCAGAGGAGACCATCCTGAACGCCTTCAAGGTCTTCGACCCCGAGGGAAAAGGAACGTTGAGGAAAGATTT TGTGACGGACATGTTAACGACCCAGGCGGACCGGTTCTCCCCCGAAGAG ATGGAGCAGATGTTTGCAGCCTTCCCTCCGGATGTAGCAGGAAACCTCGATTACAAGAACCTGGTGTACGTCATCACACACGGGGAAGAGAAGGATCAAGAGTAG
- the myl2b gene encoding myosin, light chain 2b, regulatory, cardiac, slow isoform X3, which translates to MFEQTQIQEFKEAFTIMDQNRDGFIDKNDLRDTFAALGRLNVKQEELDEMLKEAPGPINFTVFLTMFGEKLKGADPEETILNAFKVFDPEGKGTLRKDFVTDMLTTQADRFSPEEMEQMFAAFPPDVAGNLDYKNLVYVITHGEEKDQE; encoded by the exons ATGTTCGAACAGACTCAGATCCAGGAGTTCAAGGAA GCTTTCACCATCATGGACCAAAACAGGGACGGCTTTATCGACAAGAACGACCTCAGAGACACTTTCGCCGCTTTAG GACGTTTAAATgtgaagcaggaggagctggatgagatgCTGAAGGAGGCTCCGGGACCCATTAACTTCACGGTCTTCCTGACCATGTTTGGGGAGAAACTAAAAG GTGCCGATCCAGAGGAGACCATCCTGAACGCCTTCAAGGTCTTCGACCCCGAGGGAAAAGGAACGTTGAGGAAAGATTT TGTGACGGACATGTTAACGACCCAGGCGGACCGGTTCTCCCCCGAAGAG ATGGAGCAGATGTTTGCAGCCTTCCCTCCGGATGTAGCAGGAAACCTCGATTACAAGAACCTGGTGTACGTCATCACACACGGGGAAGAGAAGGATCAAGAGTAG